ttttaaaaaatcgtagtttcaccctaaggtttttttttgaaatcttcggTGACATTatcgacggtctctccctcccgaagtatcctctcctttcgacgatctctttctTTCCATTTGGACCCCCCATTGGAGTCAGAGAAGccatggaagacgaagaactatgtcggggaagacgaagttctccgtcttcatcttccaactacgATCAGGCTtaatcttcgtcttcgtcttcatcttccaactacgATGAAGAAAGCTGCGATTGTCGTCTTCagataagtcgtctgggaagatgatttcttttcccagacgacttatctctgcgtcggatgAGTAGTGCAAGAGTTTAGGGTGGccatcggtggaagagaaaccgtcgggagggaaagacggccggtgatggcgccagagaaagtgaaagggtttggaaataaaccctagtgGAGGGAATgcgatttttcaaacttagcttaggaaaaaaatgttagtttttaaacttttaggggaaaaaatgagattaaatttatcaccgttagagttttgttaaatctaactggctatgggtgagtgtttagtgttttcatagttaaaggatgaaaacttgagaaatcatcaaaccttgggtgggaaatagtcgtttggccttatctttatgttaaacaatgacCTTGTCTGAATAGTTCAGGTTGAACACTGAATTGCGTGAACAGTAACTTGCATTTGCGCGATCATATTTTGCGTTCGAGTaacttttgttttgtgttttaacATGGAATTGACTCTTCAACGGGCAGGGCAGGCGAATGCCTAATAGGAATTCAGTAATATCATATCAACTGGTGTTGTTTATAAGTTTTCGTCTAATGAGGAacttaatgacatatataatgATCTTGTAGACAAGTTTTCTTCTTGTTGCCCTTCTGGTATGATTCATACCCATCTTAGAAACACCAATATGGGAATGTAATAatttgatgatacatataaaatatttagtatcTGCTTAGtataacttataattattaaattattattatatactatagttttatcattaattgataatatgataatcAATTTGGATATGTTTAGtgtaatttatgattattatattatgaataatcataattcaattatgaCTATCTAACCAATACTCTATAAAATCTTATCTTTAGATTTTGGGTTATAAATGTAAACACTTTATTAAAAGAGAAAGCTTGGCCGCTGGACTTCCCTCATCTTAGTGGTCACCAGCCCATATTGCTCTCATGGCAACAATCAAATTCATTACACCTAGCTTCCACCTTGACACCTAGCTTCCACCTTGACACCAAAATCACAACCTTCCTCCAAGCGGGAGAATCACCATTCACCACCACCGAAGTCAAGTTACAGAAACAAGCTTTTAAAGAGGACATGCATATCTGTAAAGAGGAGAAATAAATGAAGATGTATTACTTCGCAACCAGATATAATCTTTTCACTTCTTACAGTTGAGCTCTATATTGGAGTCCAGACTTGCTCTTACCATTTTTGAAGAACCGTTCATATATTATGCAGTGATTAATTCATTGAACCTCACATTAAACATTGGATTGGTAATCTTATCTGTTCGAGCATTCTCTTCTATTCATGTACAGCTGTAGCCAGAAGAATCAATTAAACACATGGAATTGTTAATGCAGTTGAACTGTGCTTTTCTGATACTGTCTTTTGTTTGACCAGAAATTTAAGAGAACTGAGAAATCTGTGATTGCATTTTTTCAACATATGCATGTAAATCAATGATTTTGTTTCCCATTAATTGGGTTAAAACGGTCTCTAATTTCAGGTACCAAGATCCCAAAATTCAGACGTTTTGTTGGTGCTCTTCAAGTTTAACGCTGAGACCACGTGGAACAGGGCTGTTTGTACTTCTAACAGTAATACTGTCAGTGGACAAGTAGCGATGTGGGCTCAATCTGACAAGAAGCCGATTGATTAATAGCTTTCCATCGTTCCATCGTTATCAATGATCAATGCTATATTCTACCATTTAATCTTCAAGTTTAGAACTGTTGGGAATATaaagacattttaatatttacattCAATAGATGAGTCTTTCCTTCTCTCTGTCAGCGGCTATATCTCAGTGGACCTGTGAGAACTATCAACCAACTGAAACCCTTTTCAAATGACGAGAAGTAGATTGTTCAATTaagcaaaatattaaattttgaaaaaggcAGTACTGAACTTTCATTTAATGCAAATCAAACATACAACTATTCAATAACTAGCACAAGAGGCTAAGTTTCTGCTTGAATAGTTTTGGAGTGCTTTGGTCTGACGGGTGCATGAATTTGCAATTAGGGCATGTAGGAGACGACTTGCACAGCATCACCAACATGTGGCACCGCATGCACGCTGTTGCTACCATTTCCTGTTCATCGTCTCTTTCGAACGCCAACCATGACGGAAAACTTCTTAAATGATCTCCTGATGATTTCTCCTTCTCTCTGGTGATCATGTCAATGGAAAGATGATCACCCAAAGGCTCTCCAGATGGGCTGCCAGAATTATGCCTTATCAGTTTGTTGTTCGAATTGCAAGGCAGGTTTAATACAAGGTCTAAGCTCATGTTATTGCCACCGGAACCTGGCATCTCCTGGCTTCTCCTCGGATCCCCATGTGCCCTCTTATGTGTTGTTGTATTATAAAAGTGTATCGGGCTTGACTGCATATggatcaaaattattaattaataatgctACATCTATAGCTAAGGCTGCCAACTGATCATACTTGTTTAAAGAAAACTATATACCTGAATATCCAAGCATCGTTCCCACTCCAAAGGCAATGGAGTCTCCAGGTGCAGATCCGTATCAAAGATTGATTTCATGGTTTGTTTTGCTCGCTTGTTGAAAGTTTCTTCGCCTTCTAAGACGTCTTCCCTCTTTCGCTTTGATAAATGATCAAACTCAGTGTTGGGTTTTGATCTACTATCTGAAAATATAGGCGCCTGGAAAGAAACCATAGTTGCTAATTTCAATCTGCGAAGAAGATGATAGAATTACTTTTCTCTGTGGCTGTGAGGAAATGGTGAATTGTTCGGGTTGTTTATATAGGCTAAGTTTGGGTATTAGAGAAAATGGCACACTTAACAACAGTAAGGGAAGAATCTAATAAGGAAAAGaactaaataaaatcaaaggACTAGTACATAGGCATGACGTGCATTCAAAGTTGGCTAGCACtgttcataaatttaattagaagCGTCTCTCGATGTGAAAAGTTAACCAATTCACAGTTTGGTCAAAACAAAACGCAAACATATTCATCTAAAATTTCAAGCTGAAttcaaagataataaaattagtaaagtactaaaatattttaaaaaggagatttagatttgagtttatattatatttgtaaaattttaatttatttagtataatgattataaaactaattattatatctcatatttatctatGTAATCAATATGTTAagatttttggtttaaaaaaaaaaagttcaccCAAGATAGGCTCATGTGCCATGACATCatagtgataaaattataaggcAGCCCAAAAGCCAAACGTCGTAGTTAATAGAGGCGGTGAGTGCTGAGGAGAGGAGTAGAAGGATTCATTAAATGTAGGGAGGGTGTATGCAGTTGAAGGCCTTGATTgcatatacaatttttattagataataactCCAACTTCCTCAATTGGGTCAGTAGAAATAACCTAAGGCTCTCAAGCCACATCCATCCCATGAGCTAATGTCAATTAATCCCTCCTATTACTCAAGCCTTTAAAGCTCTCAACACCCCTCAGCTATAAAAACAACCAATGCCTTATCTCCTCTAATTTATTACTCTCTGCTGCTGCCCCAACCcatttttcaatcaataaaattatatataccactttgagtaaaattatatataccatTTTGAGTACATCaatgaatacatatttaatatgtatcatcataaaattaaatgattttaaattaaagataaaataatatttaatcatatgatgacacataaaaatgtgtatttatttgtgtacttaaaataaatatgtataatatatatatttcttaatttcttttgtaataataattacaaaaaaaaagttctCTCTATTGTCCTTCAATGTCTATATGATAATCTCTATCACAATAGCAATTATTCTTGTCATATATGTGTGCTTCCATTATAATATTACCTTGAAAAATGttgcatatatataaactttatccACATATAACTCAGAAGAtttcatagaaaaaaaattccatttttgagaaaatatccAGAGATGTGCTTAAAAAGCTGCCCTTTACTGAATTTCACCAACCAAAATATAAATTGGTGAGGGACACTAAATAGACTAAGCAGCTACATTGCATCGAGTCAAAAGAATAAGGTGCGATCAAATTTAAGTTGGTTTCCAAGTAAGGATGTTTTTGAAGGCAGGggtgaacagtgaaaacagagAATcagtagaaaaaaaatgaataagcTAGTTAGAAGTAGATAGGAAATTAAAGAGTTAAAAAGGGACCAAAGCCATTAAAGGCATTCAGAGAGAAAAGGAAGTTCAAGGGAGTAGTCTACCTGCCTTCATTAACTCATCTTCAATTCACTTAAATGCTAGATTCAAAGATGACTATTGAAGCCACCTCGCTTTCTTCATCACTCTCTCCACCAGCTTCCTTTGTGTTTAAATGCTCTCAAACCTCCTCTCCTTCCTCTCATttatgcttcttcttcttcttctccatttatctctctctcttaaaTACTTTCCTTCACTTCTACTCTATCAGTTATTGTCAGAATCAACCTACAATGCTTTCAAAACTGAATATCATGCGCTTCTGATAACTTTAATGAAATGaccatttttattctttaaatttaaaaaatccattTGATCACCCATCATGTCGATGAAAACCATTGTGTGGAAGGGTAAGAAAGTCATTTTACATAAACTAAAATACagcaatttaatttaaaaaatataattttcccgCATCGATCCcacaatattaaacatttaCCCTCCTCCATTCTCTCATACTCTCTACCATTTCTTCTCtatcttcttccttcttctaCTTCAATATCAGCATGTCGGTAACTCTGAATCAACTGTGACTCTCTGTTGAGccaaaattaataatctttATTGTGGGAACTTGAACATATGCCAATTCCTTTAGAAAAAAGATAACCGGATATGAGTTTTTACTTGGCCATGGACGTTTCCGTTGCTGACCTTCATAATCATATTATCCCAATTCAAGTGGCGAAGTAGCGCAAGAAGGAAGATtgacatatataaaaacacCCAGCcaacatatatatttgatacaatGATTAAAGTGACGAAACTAATCTGAATAGTGATATGTGGTGGCAGCAACTGCACTAGCTAGCAAGAAATGGCCTCCAAGCAGATGCAGTAAGCAAGTAAAGGTCTTTCCGACCGAGCTTGAGGGTGCCATTGCCCTCCACTAAGACAGAGTGGCGCTGAGCTGGGGCGCCAGGTGCAGTGTGATTGGTCACGTTGGGTATCTCTCTCAACAGCAGCTGCTGCTCCACCAGGTGCCTCTCTTCACTCTCCTCATAGTCACTCGACCCTAATGagtcaaacaaagtaatatattGCCTCCACAAACCTCCCAAGAACTACCCTGCAAGGCTGAGGTCCTGCTGCACTACCGTCACCACTTTTGGTGCAAGTCTGAAAATATTCCACATTATACATTAACCATCATGCATGCATGTTAGTAAATTGGACATGGGAAAGATCAAATATTATATCAGAAAGAATAATTAACCAGAGCAAGACACGACAAAATTCCTAATATCCCACTTCTAGCTGCAACGCTGCATTAGTATTTGCTATCTAAAATGCAATGCTGTGGCTTAGGACACAAAACACAATCcataaattagtattaatttCCAGGCATATTTATGGCATGGGAAAAAGCATAAATGAATTACCTTGCAGAAGCCGCAGCGTATCAGTATCAAAACAAGTGACTTCGCAGAgagcatgttttttttttttaattttctttttttgatcaTCACCTTATATAATGagatatttaacaaaatttaatcttttcaaatcATATACTTTAATGCCTCAATAGGTTCATTTTTATCCAAGAGATAATGAAAGGagtattcaaaaattttgaaaagccCTAATTATGAGTAGCgattaattgtataaattttattccaaaagcctttttgaaataaaaatatttatatatgggaAACTAAAATAGGACATTTATGATTTACgtgtatatataagataaaaagtaTTAAAGTACAGCATTATTTTCAGAAATTCAATGGATTAAATGCCATTATGGAGCTGACTAGCTTAATTTCTGTAGAAAGTAATGTGCCTACCTGAGCAGGCATTGCAGAGAGGTGCAGGTTAGATTCGAGGTTGGTTGGTACATAATACATACATACtccattttaatttcattgagataatatcaattaacaaatagagaaaaaattatggccaaaaacactttttcacactttaatgacataaataattttattttttcaaaatcaaattttgttaacaaaatataaGTCTAGTATAGTGGTCGAAAGTTAAATTACCAAACATCttttaactattttactttttaaaaataacatatcacccccaaatagtaaaaaattgataaagagAATTTTAGATACTTGATTTACCAAACcccattttcttttctcctcaGCCTCTTCTTTCTTAGGGTCCTCCTAATCGACCCCCGCCACTTGCCTTTTCTTTGATGATAGACTCTACAGTTCCAACCCTTTACCATATTTCCTTTCTCTATTAACGTGAGTTCAACCCCCATTATCCTCGATTCTTTGTAATCTAAATTGTTGTTAATAAATCCCCTCAATCAAATAAAGGATGTTTCAATGATAGTGCAAATCTCAACAAAGAGAGGGTATTGAGGACCAAAATTTGAGTTGACGTTGAGATTATGGTAATGGTAAAAGAACATCGCCGATAGTTAGAGTTTCCATCAGACTGTAaagattttaaacaaaatttgattttggataaaatataattatttataccatgGTCAAAGTGGTCGTAGGCCAAACAATATGGGCGAAAATGTGTAGCTCActcctaaaaatattttgtggGCCTGggattattgaattaaaaacgTGTGAAAAATCAAATGGAAAATAAAGACAAGTGCATTCAATTCGATGAGCCCTAGTGATTCGTCAAACGTAAATGTCAGTTACGAATGAATTATACCATAAGACATCAAGTtgtatgaaataaaaattatttccatTTATAAATGAGGAATTGAAATGCGTTACGTTAAggataaataattcaaataatgtttattataacggatttttttatatattatcatataattaaatattattttatttttaatttaaaattatttaattatgtaataatatcgATCAAATATACATTTgtttattatgaatatatataattttatcgaaataattttatatgctttaattTCCATTTTGTTACAAACATACTAGGTGACAACTAACTTTGATCACTCTATTCTGGtgaatcaaattgaagaaaacagGAACATTGGTTGCTGTTGTATGCTGCTAACAACCCAGGatcttataatttatgaataatgtCTTTTTTACATGTAAagtatgaattattttatttttaatttaatatcattaaattacataatagtatattatttaagtatctaattaaatacacttaattttattaataatttgataattaaatttattgaatttgaagatttttatgtaatttaagaCACTAAAATTGTAAATCCATGAGTTAGGTGTGTCTGGCTccagtattattattaattagtctTGGTTGGCAACCGTCTTTTTTGAAGTGTTCCACACTTCAACTATtatgaattgattttgaaaCCCACATTCACTTTTGCTCGGCTAATATCTTGAGTTTTTCAAATGGTCgaagaattaataattatagaGGTAGTTCAATTGAGTCAAACACGGTCAACTATTggaagaaatatcaaaattgtGTTTTTACATCACAGTATACTATTGAAGCATTAATCTATATTACATAAATTGCAAGTAACTTGGCAGACGTAATACTGTAGTGCTAACGCAACAACAAAGGCTAGAGCCACTATGAAcagatacatatatatgtatatacacatatatCTGACTCCATGACTTATTGAAATAAGAAGTATGTAACATATGTTGATGGTGTAAAATTGGTGTTGGGGTCTAGTCTTTGACAAATCGGCGCCAAAACCAGTGCCTCTCCCACACACTATACATTGAATCCAGTGGAATTCCCTTGGTCTCAGGCAAGAAAAGTGCAATAAATATGGTCATCGCCCCAATCCAACCAGCATAGAACAAGAAGGTGCCAAATTTGAAGTGGCATAGCATAGTCAAGAATGTCTGTGATAGCACAAATGTTACTGCGAAATTCATAGCAATAGCTATGCTTTGACCAGTGGCCCTAATTTTCATGGGGAATATTTCACTTGGAATGAGCCAGGATAGAGGACCCCAAGACCAACCAAAACCAGCAGCGTAGATGCACATTAGTGCCAGTACTAATATGGCATATCCCCTGTTTATTTCCCTGTTGCCTGAAACTCCTGATGCATACGCCAGCACGAAAGCAACAGCAATCTTCGAAACAATTAGAAAATTATGAAGTATAAACTTTCCCATATGTATGTTAAAGATTATAACGCAAAAAAGATAGTAAGATGAGATAATTTGGTGCATACCTGACAAACAAACATTAAAACGCCACCCACCAGGAACAAGGATCTTCGACCGTAGCGGTCGACTACACCGGTAGATACAAGAATAGAGCCAAGATTTACCATTCCTAGTATAATGGATGCTATTAAAGCTGAATCATTTCCAAAGCCAACTGATTGAAACAGTTGGGGAGCATAGAAGGCAATAATGTTGATGCCAGTTAGCTGTTGGAAAGACGGTATGGCAATTGCCATAACTAGGTGAGGTCTGTATTTCCTCTCAAATATGGTGAGGAAAGGTTCTTCAGAAGAAGCTTTCGCAATTTCACTTGACTTCATTATTTCACTTAGCTCATCTTCCACATCAACGTCTTTCCCTCGAACTTTCTGTAAAGAACGCCTTGCTTTGTCGATTTTGCCTCTTTCAACTAAGCTACTGGGGCTGTCAGTTATGAAAAGGGCGCCTATTGTCATGATAGCAGCAGGAACTCCTGCAAGCCCCAGTGAGAGGCGCCAGCCCCAGCTGAGTCTAGTTGTGCCGAAATTTATGCAATTGGATACCACCACACCAATGCCTATGAAAAACTGGAAACCCGTATTGAAGGCGCCACGCCATTTTGAAGGTGCCACCTCGGACAGGTATATGGGAGTTGCCTTCATTGGAACATTTTTATTGCTGTTAGAAAAACTATACAAACGATACAAGTTTCTTAATTAAGCACATTTCATGTTGCATTAATATGAGACTTAATTTCTTGTCACCTGATTAGTGAAACCAACGCCAAAGCCAAGCAAGATACGGCCTAAGATGAGCATTGCTATATTTTCTGCGCCACCATTGATGCCAGCACCAGCAAGGAAAGTTAAGCCACCAAGGACCATTATGTTACGGCGGCCTATTGCTGATGTTAGGCGGCTAGCCACAAGAGATGAGGCTAAGCCTGCTATGTAGAGTGATGATGTAAACAGTGTTAAAACCTGGCTGTCATACAGACAATACATATTTGTTTTGGCCTCCATCATTTTTGCCAACACTGATGGGAAAAATTTCCGCAGAAATGGCAGCATTGTTGTCACACCTCCTGTTAATTGTTGACATTAGTAGTAAGAAATATGTTAGCTGTTATGGCAACCAGATTTCTCATTTAATCGAATGTattttaaagagaaaacatGTAAATCCATTGAAACAATTCACCTAACCAGTCCAAATCCTCTAATTGTTGCTGTCAACAAAGACTCCAACAAGTTAACAAGAAGAGAATAACCAGGAAAATTATGTTAGGGGTCACCATCTCTCATGACTATGTGATGTATATATCCTATGATCCTTTCTCACCCACAGTAACAACCCAAGAGTGGAActgttgatgatattataaagtgtgaattacattttttttttcatctaaagtttggtccaaaaacacttgttcaccttaaataatatatattataattttttatctaaaatcaaaaaaattaaattaaaataataattttactatttattttacaaaacaaaaaactcctttttaagatgatgaagtaataattaaattttttaattttaatattattttaaaaagacgTATGATACAGTCAGGATACACATGAAAAGGGTACGATAGCTTTGTTCATTGCATACGTAAATAACAGAATGACAAATACGTGGGGACTCATTCAATTAGAATGCCTCCAAATTGGTGGATTGACTTTCCACACCATAGAAAACTTTATTCATACTCCTTTCACTGTTCCTTATCATTCCAGCAATCAATCCCGTAATtctgaattaaattataactaatattttattttaccacTAATAATTTGTCTACCAGTCAACTTCCAGAGTCcactctctctcactctctctcactctctctcgCTCTCAGTTATGTCATATAACTAATTTTTCACGATATCGAAGATTTAAACTCTAACacctaataaatataatataaataaataatatataaatatagaaaaacctaGCCAAACCAGGTCGCCTGCCACTTCTTGTACCTACCGCTTACCTAATCATCCAActctcaaaatttattataaaaaacgTTTGTTCGCTTACTTTTCCATAGTTATGGTTAAATTTCAGTCAGTcctcagattttaaaaattatacttgtcacatgaaaaaacaaatcaaagaaaatttcGTAAGATTTGTTATTCTCTTtcttagaaaaacaaaacaacaacacAGTTCCTGCCAATTCGCATATTTTCTTAGGATACGAGattattgattgaaaatttACGTATTTTCCTGTACTCAAACAACTGGGTATTCGGTTCCTTTTGACATAATTTGGACAGAGTGGGAAAGTGGACTATGACGAGGAAGGAGATATCAGTATCCTTATCTTTATGGATTAAAAGTGttactttttgaaacttcaagactgagttatttttaacaaaaattgaaggACAAATGCTTGTTAACTCATTCCTCATTTAGAACgtcggaaaaaaaaaagaaaaaaaaccatttcTATCGTTGTCTTGGACAAGTTCTGCTATGGCTACTAAACTATTTTCTTCAACGGCAACACATTCGATTGGTCTACTTGTTAAGAGAAGATtatctgaaaatttaatttccttACGGAGACGGCACGGGCGAATTTTGATAtgacaaagaaaattaataaacaaataagctTTGGAAGAAATTAAACGGACCTGAAATTCCGATGTCGAAGCCGAAAATCAGGCCACTTGATGCAGCGACGATGCAGGTGACAACCACTGACGCTGTAATCCTCCCATGAAAGTTGGAGGATCCATCAACAGCAAAACCTCCTACGGCCATTATGCTTCTCTCTTTTCCTTGCTCTTTCTTGGTATCCAGAAGCAATACCAGAGAAATCCAAGTACTAAGCTTCGCAAGTTCTGTGTCAGGGATGaaaccccatatatatatatataagtggcCGACGGTTGTTGCATATATCTATCCTATTCGCCTACTTTacttttttaatgattatttgtttcctaatttattatattcaattccCCTTcctcatttattttcttatttatgttCATTTATGTATTCCTTTACTGTGCAAGTGTATTCTATCTTAGTAGAGTTGAGGGTAGGGTTAGCTaaaattcaagtcaaaattGTAGTATCtaacttaagtttaaattcaaattagtaaataatatcattatagCGTAATCAAAGAGTAAATAATGTCATTGGAAGAGTGTTTCTTACATTGAAAAGATGAActatattgtcaaaaaataaacagtattatcaaaagaataaataaattaatttcaatttaagcTGTCAAGTTGGAGCTCCAATTCAAAATTGATTCATTTGAGTCGAATTTTAGATTCAATATAAgccaattcaaatcaaattcacctATACTTTTGCATAggattaaaattcattattggaTTGTATTGAATTTGTATAAATTGTAcaatttatcataatataaacatacaaTTTTGCTCACAATTTCatgttattaaaacaacaaatgTTTTTTCATACCTCTCAGTTTTAAACACTGACTCTTCACCCCTAAAATTAAggtttttctctaattttttttgcaATCGTCTTCCTGCACTTCTAAAACTTTATGGTTTCACCCCCTCGACATAACTACTCTTTTTTTGACTCACCCTTTTTCTAGTGCTCACTAAAGCACTATCCTCTTTCACCTTCCAATGCGCTCCCCCTTTAGCAACCACTCCATCATTGTCCTCTCTCTTATTTCTagccatagacatgcaataaagTCTCTATTCTTGTTCGTTTCTCTTTCCTTATAACTCTCTCTTGTTGATATTTGTCTTCCTCCTTTGTCAACAGAATCAAAACgttgttattttctcattttctgtAGTCACAAACAAAAACATTGTTGGTGGTCTAAATCTTACTCTCTCTAAACTTGATATTGCATTAGTTATCCATCATGTTGCTCAACGATTATCTATTTTTACTCACCAAACATGCAACCACCAACCATGTCTTTCTGTTTGCACTTGACATACCGACATTGATCTTCATTTCATTCATGAGGAGCTTGTTGTCTTCTTAATATTCTTAGGATCTCTCTACTTGCAAATAATTGCCCAAATGGGTTGTCTTGCAACAGTTTTTATTCATTGTGTCTCCAATATTGCAGCTCCGTAAACTCTTGTTACAATTATGGAGAATGTTAAATGATTATTTGCTtcctattttattatattgatttatcTTTTAAGACAATATTCACTTTccttattttattgtaatatatgtatttctttttctgtaggattagattttttttttttattggattgtattgtatttgttttcattaataTGAACGTAAAATTTTACTCACAGTTCTTCGTACTTGAGGGGGACGTATAAGACCAAGAAAATT
This is a stretch of genomic DNA from Mangifera indica cultivar Alphonso chromosome 11, CATAS_Mindica_2.1, whole genome shotgun sequence. It encodes these proteins:
- the LOC123230112 gene encoding uncharacterized protein LOC123230112; translation: MVSFQAPIFSDSRSKPNTEFDHLSKRKREDVLEGEETFNKRAKQTMKSIFDTDLHLETPLPLEWERCLDIQSSPIHFYNTTTHKRAHGDPRRSQEMPGSGGNNMSLDLVLNLPCNSNNKLIRHNSGSPSGEPLGDHLSIDMITREKEKSSGDHLRSFPSWLAFERDDEQEMVATACMRCHMLVMLCKSSPTCPNCKFMHPSDQSTPKLFKQKLSLLC
- the LOC123229098 gene encoding sugar transport protein 5-like gives rise to the protein MAVGGFAVDGSSNFHGRITASVVVTCIVAASSGLIFGFDIGISGGVTTMLPFLRKFFPSVLAKMMEAKTNMYCLYDSQVLTLFTSSLYIAGLASSLVASRLTSAIGRRNIMVLGGLTFLAGAGINGGAENIAMLILGRILLGFGVGFTNQATPIYLSEVAPSKWRGAFNTGFQFFIGIGVVVSNCINFGTTRLSWGWRLSLGLAGVPAAIMTIGALFITDSPSSLVERGKIDKARRSLQKVRGKDVDVEDELSEIMKSSEIAKASSEEPFLTIFERKYRPHLVMAIAIPSFQQLTGINIIAFYAPQLFQSVGFGNDSALIASIILGMVNLGSILVSTGVVDRYGRRSLFLVGGVLMFVCQIAVAFVLAYASGVSGNREINRGYAILVLALMCIYAAGFGWSWGPLSWLIPSEIFPMKIRATGQSIAIAMNFAVTFVLSQTFLTMLCHFKFGTFLFYAGWIGAMTIFIALFLPETKGIPLDSMYSVWERHWFWRRFVKD